In the Zingiber officinale cultivar Zhangliang chromosome 5A, Zo_v1.1, whole genome shotgun sequence genome, AATATATAATTGAGATTTTGTTCAGAATGCACTCAAATGCGAAGAGATAATGAAACAAATAGCAATTGCAGGAAAAAAAAGTACGATTATTATCCAAAGCTATCTCTTATCTACAAAGAATTAGAGAAGATGTTTATTTATTATGGTTTTCATAAATCAGATATCGCaatggttttaattttaatttagatagtaATTAGGTATTTTAGGTTTTGTTTGAAGATAATATCGTTATATATTTTTTCCGTTTGCGATTGATGAGGGCATAAAGGCCCGTCGCCCCAGCTTCCTCAATCGCTCCAACCGATTactccgcaaaccctagaaagGAATTTGATCGAACGAGACCAGGACCACCTACGATTTTCCCATGCTTCTGCCCTCGGATTTCGCAGGGTGATTTCGCAAGAACTGATTGATAGGCCAGGATTGTTATCGGTAGTTGGCTCGCCATGAGCCGGAGGGTGCGGCGGCGAGGTTCCTACTCCAAGGACAAGGAGAGGGCCGACGTCTCGGCACCCTTCGCTGAGTCCTCTGATCACTGCGAGATCCCCCGCCCCTGGGCTCCAAGAGGCTGTGCCGACGATGCCGCCGTGGACTGGACAGCCCTGCCTGACGACACGGTGGTACAGCTCTTTTCTCGACTCAATTACCGCGACCGCGCGAGTCTCGGCTCCACTTGCCGCGGTTGGCGCCTCCTTGGTTCCTCCCCGTGCCTCTGGACGTCTCTTGACCTCCGCGCCCACCGCTGCGAACCCGACACTATGGGCGCCATCGCGGGGCGATGCGTCCACCTTCGCCGACTCCGCTTCCATGGATCCAAGACCGCTTCCGCCCTCATCAACTTACAGGCGCGCGGCCTTCAGGAAATTGCTGGGGATTACTGCGGTGAGATAACGGATGCCACCCTTTCTGTGATCGCCGCGCGCCACGAAGCCCTCGAGAGCCTCCAGATCGGTCCAGATCCCTGCGTGCGAGTAACCAGTGATGCAGTTCGCCATGTCGCCATGTGCTGCACTAGACTGAAGCGGTTGCGTCTCTCTGGCATCCGGGATGTTAATGGAGAAGCCATCAATGCCCTAGTGAGACACTGCCCGCAATTGTCAGAGATTGCATTTTTGGATTGCGGAAAGGTTGATGAGGCTGCCCTAGAGAATGTGGTATCACTGAGGTTTCTCTCGATAGCTGGCTCAAGGAATATACAGTGGGCTACAGCTGCCTCATCTTGGGGTAACCTTCCGAACCTGGTCGGTTTGGATGTTTCAAGAACTGATGTTTCTGCTAATGCTGTCTCAAGACTTCTCTCCACATCAAAGAATCTCAAGGTACTCTGTGCTCTCAACTGTTCCGCAGTTGATGAGGAAGGGAGCCGCAATCCCAGCACGTTCATCAACACTAAGGGGAAGATTCTACTTACCCAGTTTACTGATGTTTTAAGGGGAATTATTTCTCTGTTTAAGGGATCAGTTCTGAATGAACAAACTATATTTGTGCAATGGATAAATTTTCAGAATGAGGATAAGAATCTGAATGACATCATGATCTGGCTAGAGTGGATCCTCTCACACTCTCTTCTTCGAATAGCAGAGAGTAATCCACACGGGATGGATGATTTTTGGTTGAGACAAGGGGCTTCGATGTTGCTAAGATTAGCAAAAAGCTCACAGGAGGATGTGCAGGAGAGAGCAGCAACAGGTCTGGCCACATTTGTAGTGACAGAGGATGAGAATACTGCAGTGGAACCTGCAAGAGCAGAAGCAGTGATGCAAAACGGTGGAATACCTTTGCTTTTGGAACTTGCTCGATCTTGTTGGGAGGGTGTACAGTCTGAATCTGCAAAGGTTGAGATTTGGGTTGGCATGATTGATACTTTAAGTACTCTGGCCTTGATTCTATTTTGTATGTTTGTGTTTGTGAATGTGTAGGCTATTGCAAACTTGTCAGTGAATTCTAAAGTTGCAAAAGCAGTTGCTGATGAAGGGGGAATTGGTATCTTAGCCAACCTTGCAAAATCTTCAAACAGATTGGTCGCAGAAGAAGCCGCTGGGGGGCTCTGGAACCTTTCTGTTGGAGAGGAGCATAAGGTCTGCTGTTCAATGGGCATTTGGTGCCTTCCGCAGTTGGTTTATTCAATAACAATTGTCGTTTTGATTTCAGGCAGCTATTGCTGAAGCTGGAGGAGTTAAAGCCCTGGTGGATCTTATATTTAAGTGGCAATCTGGAGCAGATGGAGTTCTGGTATGCTTCATTTATCTGGTCTATTGCCTGTTTAACATAAAgacaattatttaaaaactacttAAGTACACATGTTCTCAAATTAGGAACGAGCTGCAGGTGCACTTGCGAATCTGGCTGCCGATGACAAGTGCAGCGTGGAGATTGCGGTTGCTGGTGGTGTTTGTGCACTGGTGACACTTGCAAAATCATGCAAAGTTGAGGGAGTCCAAGAACAGGTCTGAGCAGCATGTTACTTTTGTGTCTTTTATGTTTTTCTTGCATTTTCTTGAGGATAATCTCTATATATTTTGTGAGAAAGCAACACATTTCCTGTCATCAAACTGCATCACTTGGAGTAATACAAAATCGTTATATGTCACATCTGAAAATTTGAAACAATCTGAGCACTCCCAAGGAAAAAGTTCAAACAATAACAACCCATGCCATTTTGTGGATTGCTTGTTGTTAGCAGCAAGATTAGCAGAATCTTATTGCAATTTTCACCAAGAAAGAAAGCTTGTACACCCCTGTATTGATCCATTcattataaatttaaacatatGGACAAAGATGTAGTCAATTAGACTTTTAAAAGAAAGTTGTGTACATACactatttcttttcattatggaGTAGATGGATGGAATATAGGATTTCAGTTTGTAGGATTATTTTAGTAATTGTAAAAGAAAGTGTCTTTGTTTAGTGGATTCAATTTTTAATCCTTTCCTAACTCATATACAAGGCATCTTGTTGGTGTATCTGACACCATATTTTGGTTATGAATTGTGGATCTcctttctcttccctttcttcctctcttcttccatCTCTTCTTTCTTTCACCCTTCTATTCCCTCacatctttctctcttctccttcttggtgGGTCTACATAAAGTGGTATTGGAATTGAATTCatgttctctcttttctttcttttccttttctcttcacTTCCTAACTCCCCTGTCTATATTTTCTTGGCCTTTTGTGCAATCTGTCCAATCCTCTTATTGCCTATCACAGACTTGTCCATTTGGACTCAACCATCTTTTTATAAGTGATTAAGGCTGTGACCTCTTATCATGCCTGATTAGGAGTTTCACCATCCCAACCAATGTGGCTTATTTGTAGGCATGTTAATTGCCTCACAACAGTTTGCAAGCCTTGCATGTTGCACACTGCCTAGTCCACTAACAAGGCTGACACCACAATGTGGCTTATTGCCCTTCATTGTTGGAGCCACCATTCCAAGGTTAAATGTTCACACTTTTCAGTCTTTTCACTATCATGGATTGCCCCACCATCCTTATCTCAGCCACTGTTTTCTTGTTCCCCTAGTTGTCATGCACAACAACCACAAGGCAAACCACCCTTCGCCTCAAAGATATTGTATGATTAGTTGTCATGGGTTGTTTTAATGTTACAttgtggtatttttttttttttttgccctagCATTTATTAAAAGGTCTCCTCACTAATGTTTAAAGTTGTCTAATGGTTGAACTCCATGTTAATGAGAGTCAGTAGCTGTATCCATTGCAAATATGATATTGGCGCCCAACATGACTTTTTCTAAATTTTATGTGATTAACAGTGGTGTTGGTTTGCGACTCATGTTGTTGGTGTGGTTGAATTGTGAGTCCCCCttgactttcttcttcttctcttgtctcTCGAATTTAGCACCAAAGCCTTTTTGTCTATCTTTTCCTCATTTTCTTGGTTATCCTTCCTTTGTCCTTTTCTTAACCTTCTGGCTATTTACCTTGATCCATCTCCTCTCCTTCCccctgttttatttttattttcttatctcTCTTCATCTTGTCGTCTTCTGTTTCTCAGTCGATCTGTTCTCTTCTCTGGACAACAATCCATACCTTGTTTGCTTGCTCACCATCACTCATCATTTACTGTGACACACCACAATTCCAACATCCTATCATTAAGACTGAAACTCATCAAATCACATATTTGCCCCTCCTGAGTGTGTTGTGACTGTGTCTCTTGCAAACACTATTTCCATAATCTTCTCTAACATatacccattttctattttcgcCACTGAGAACATGCTTTTACCATTTGGAATGCATAATTTCCATCTCctttgattaatttctttattttttaaatttattttagcgAACATTTTTCCACTTTCTCAACATGCTTTTCTACTTCTTTCCTTTCTCACTTCATCACCATCTAGAAGAAACTCACCACCAGTCCTTCATCTTCAGCAGCCCACCTGCTATGCACACACCTTTAAAAAACCTCATGTATTAAGGGACTGTATTTCTGACTGACCAGCACTTCCCTGCCCTGGTCTGGACACCACATGGTTAACACTAATTCCTCTCTTCACCACCAATTAATATGTTGCTACACCTATGCCTCTACAAATTATCAAGATGAGAAAAAAGCCATATACTGAGGAAAAAAACACAATCTCATTTATAAATAatgtatgaataaagaaaaatcatTTCTTGTCAAAAATAGGAAGTCTGTGTGGTACTAGATCCATAAATACTTCTTGTGTGCTGCTTTTCCAACCATCTATGTTCGTGAGGTTCTCTTGATTGGTACCATTGTTGACGGTACAATTACAACAACAATATAACCAAGtctttatcccactaagtggggttGGCTACATGAATAGTCTCTATCCCCTAATACATTCTCATCTATATTTAGATgaattttatgttattttatcATTGTTAACCAAGTCTTATTTGGTCTCCCTCTTCCTCAATTGGTGTaaaaggtacaattgaggtaaAATATTTGGAAACTCACTATATCACTGAAGTCCTTGGTTGACCATGCTAGGAAATAATTGATGGTTTATGGTTCATAAGATCACTTTTATGATAGAGGGAATACACTATTTATTTTAGAACGGCAAAGTTACTTGGTAGGAAGTCTAACTATAATTATTTCAAAAAGAAATTGGTTAAAGAAACATAATTTGATGCAACTTGCCATTAATATGGTTTATTTTATTGTAGCTAGAGTAGAGTGACTAGTTACAGTTAGTCAATTTATGAAGCATCAAAAAACATtaacaccctatttttcttggagTGCGGCTTATTGTATCTATTATAACTTTATGTATTTACACACTCCACCAGTCACTTATGGAGATAATAACCTATTTTTTATGTTTCAACGAAGATGTTCTCTGAGATAGGTGAGCCATTTAATGTAACAAAATAAATGTATAAAAAGCTAGCATCAGAAATGGACACAAACAGAATATATGCAATATCACTTAGGTTATTATTCTGAAAATCGTAGTACCTTGTAATCACCACCctgaaatatataaaaaaaaatacgaTAAAAAATAAAAGTCGAAACTTTTTGGAATTTGGAACATTACTTTCTTTTGTTTGCTTTGATTGTATTGGCTTGTTTGCTGGGACCAATGATTCAAACGACCTAAGGACTTTTAATTTAGACCTATGTTGCTGACTAGCATTTATTCTATCTAGAGTTTCTATATTCTTTTGCTAGAAGtccttttaaaacatggttttttGTGGAAGCTTTTAGTCTATCCTAATGTTGTGTAATTTGAGATTGTAGGATTCCTCTAATTTTTCCCCTTGTCTTAGGCTGCACGAGCTTTGGCTAATTTGGCAGCCCATGGCGACAGCAACAGCAACAATGCCACTGTTGGCCAAGAGGCAGGTGCACTTGAGGCGCTAGTGCAATTAACTTATTCTCAAAACGAAGGTGTAAGGTATTTGTATTTTTTAATCTAATTTCTCAGTAACAATGTCACCTTTGACTTTCTGAATTGTTATGTTGTCTCAGACAAATATGCTTCACATATGTCTGACCTCTTTGCTTTGTATATCTACTATATATTTCATTCTAATATGAGgctcttaatttcattttttttcagaACACCAATTTTTCAACATTACCAGTGCTTTGTATAATAGTAATTTTCTTTTGTCACTTACCCAGGCAAGAAGCTGCTGGTGCTTTATGGAATTTATCTTTCGATGATAGAAATCGTGAAGCCATTGCTTTAGTTGGTGGAGTTGAAGCGTTGGTATATCTCTTTAATCATCCAGTGTCTTTTTGCATCTCCCATTACAAAAACTTTAAGGATccatttctctttctctctttggaTGCTATATTTTACAAATATTTTGTAATGATGCTAGTGTTATATGACTTTTCATTTATAGTATCAAAATTCTGAAGACACTTATAATTAAATTGATAGAAAGAGTGTATCACAGTTCCCAATTATTGGGAACCATTTTTAAACAGTTTATTTTTGATGTACACAATATGATATGTACTAATTAAATGATATATGTGCTTTGTGTATATTTAAAATGCCAGGTATTAGATTAATAGGTTATTGATCTAGGGGTTCAATCCCACATTATAAATTGTAAATTTAAGGTTTGCTTGCGAATCTACATATACCCATGTATCATTTTGGTTATCTCATGTGGAAGTACTTCTCATGTTAAGGAGTTTTTGAGTTTATGAAACCAGGGAAGTAATAACCCTATCAACTTCTTGATGAAGTAAATATCAACTTGTTGGAAACTGGATGTTGCTCAATACTTCAAATGCTACACTGAGGTCTGATTTTGCTATTCTTGTGGCATCTTTGTGCAGCAATCCTTTGCAGAAAGGATGAATATTCCGTAAACTGCACCCTTGATGGCCATCGGAACTATTATTTTTATCCAATAAAGCACTTTTCTTTCAGTTGACACTTGCTAGGCTTCCTAGTATTCATAGGCAATTATTGTTCTCCCATGTGCAAATTTGGTGGCACGGACAGATATATCTCCAAGATGGCATGGTTATTACTAGTCGTTTGGCAAGGTTATACTAGTCCTTTAGCGACACTCTTTATGTTGAGGAGTTTTAGTTCATTTTTGATAACAGAAAAGTAAGAACCCTAGCAATTTCTTGATGGGGATGAATCCATTCAATGCACTAATCTTAGTTCTTTGTAGTAGCCCAGACTTCTTTTTTGGCTTCCATAATATGCTAGCGCAAGGAATTCAAGCATCATTAAGGGGAAAAAAATTACTGTAAAAGGTTGATATCAGAGTTTGATGAAAGGCTACAACTTTGCTTTACTGCCAACAAAACTTGATGTCTTGACTTATATCATCTGATAGAAACAATCAGTTTTCTCACATCCGTCCCAGGTGAAACCGCCTAACAATAGATGTAGTCCATTGTGCATGACCTTTAAACAAATGACTAATAGTTGTTAGTTTTAGAGAAAAATTAAGCAGAACATAGCATTATATCTAATTGGAAGATACAATAATCTCAAACTACTAGCACAATTAATTTGACACCCACCGGGAGGCAAAACAAACTAAGCACAAATGTGAAAAGTAGGAAACACAATGAAGAAGTATAACCAATGATGCCAATAATGTTTCATAATCAACATGTATGCAACAATGGCATCTCCATCACTAAGAGTTGTGGATGTGATAGATTGCATGGATGTCACACCAAACATGCATTGGATACAGCGTACCAAACATGCAATGTTATACTGTCTTAACTGTTCAGAGTTCAGACACACCCAAATTGTTAATTATGTTGGTATAATGCATTGTAATTAGCATAGGACTATTAGACAGATTGTCATAAGTGAACTTTTAAGTGAATCTGTGGTTGTATCCCCTTGAACTCTACCAAAATTTTTGGTTTGGTTCGAGTTTTAGGGATTTCAGTGTTTTTTTGGGTAATTTGAGGATTTCAGTTCTTTGATACTAGTTTCAATGCAAATTCAAAGTAACAAAATATAAAGTGATTTGTAGAAAATCAAACTATACACAAAAAAATTCAGGCAATAAACCTATAAAAACTATGCAGGAGATTTGTTATTCACAGGAACTATGCAAGAACTCTGCAATTAAATTTAAGACTCTAGTTCATTTGAACTATATTCAAGAGTTATGAAGCAATTATGAATTTTGGATTAAAATAGAAATATAACACATGCTGTCATCTTTCAACTGCAAGCCACCTCTAACAAAAAAGaaatttttcaataattattGTCATTAAATATCAAGCATCTCAAGTAAATGAAAGTATCAACAATGAGTAAAGAATCCTAAACTAAAGTGATAACAAGGGGCGCTAGAAGGGATGCTGGACATAGAAGGGATGCTGAATAGTTTAATGTTGTCGACATGGAAGAAGAGCAATATTACCATAAAACTTAAGAATTCTTTTGACTGCATGAGCATGCCATTCTAATCTACAAATGATAATCTCTTGAATTTCTTATTTGCTGGAAGTTGAACTCTGTGCCAAGGGCTACAGTCTCGGTTCTCAATTTTTCTTTTCGCCTTAAATTCAAACCTTCTATTTCATTTGGGTGGCTACTCATTTTTGTTCGTTGATACAATGGTCTTTAGGTAAcagatttatttttttctctgGTAGATCCTAGATTTGAAGATTCAAATTGTCTTTAACACTGTTTGCAAACTTTTGGTTTGTCCCACTAGCTACTTTTCCTTTGCAGAAGGATAAAATGTTGTTTCATAATAAATCTTGACACTGTTATTTATTTTGTTGAAATTTTCAGGTAGCTCTTGCACATTCTTGTTCAAATGCTTCCCAAGGTCTTCAGGAAAGGGCTGCTGGGGCTTTGTGGGGTTTATCAGTTTCAGAGGCTAATAGGTAATTTGTTCTGTTTTATTAGCTATTCCAGATGATTCTGTAATTACAAATAGACGAAATGTTACTTGCAGCTTGTGTTTGGTAATGGTCATAGCAATGCACTCTTTGATATTGTCTAATATGTGATATGTGAGGTTTAATATCAAAGAGTGGCTTATGGTCTTTTGAGCAATAATGCACTCTAGAGAAAGGAGATTGGTGAAGATTACCAGTTCTGCTAATGAAGCCAGCTATAGATATTTTTCCATCCATTTTTCTTGGTTAAGGATTACAAATCTTGATAAGTGTGACTCTATAACGTGGGCAACAAGAAATTCTGAGTTGCTGGTCGAGTAGCATGTTGACCATGCAATCCCTTTTTGAGGAATTCCATGAATTGTCATCCATTTAAGCATCGTCAAATTTCTTGTGCCCTAATTATTTGAGGATAGCTACATGCAGATTATATCACTAGTTATTGTCAAATCTAGTAGTTTCATGATGTTAACTAAAGTAATCTTTAATATCTTCCTTATTCCTTCTCCTTTAATACATTCAACTCATAATATACAAATATCTGGTCGCCTTTAAACAATTTTGTGCCACCtaaatttattttctataattttatcttCTATTGGAGCCACCCAGTTTCTCtagaacaacaacaatcaagtcttttcccactaggtaggatcggctgtatgaatccttttatgccattgaactctatctcctactatatcattatctatatttaaataaattttatcttgttattattgctaaccaagtcttttttgatcttcctctttctcgtttgatatgcatatttatcatagtttcacatcgccggagaatttattggtcatctaagtatatATTCGTACCATTTTAAACACATTtctcagagtttttcctcaatagatacaactccgactttctctctaatgctcttatttcttattttgtccattcttgtatgcccacacatccaccttaacatcctcatctctgcaactctcatcttctgctcatgtgctcgagtcatagcccaacattcagctccatataacatagcaggtataactgcggttttatagaacttaccattagtttaagaggtactttacgatcacataaaacactcgacgctcccctccatttcaatcatcctacttgtattctatgtaagacatctctctcaatccctccattgttttgcaaaaataatcctaaatatttaaatttctcggttccaagcaactcgtcctctcctatcttaacaattgtctcattacttctaatattgctaaacttaaattccatatattctgtctttaatctactaagattaaaacctttctcttctagtgtttcccgccaagattctagtttaacatttactccttcacgtgcttcatctaccaaaataatatcatctgcaaacaacatgcaccacggtactataTCTTGAatatgcgcagtgagttcgtccataattaatgtaataAAATAGGGATTTAgaactgatccttgatgtaaccctatctttattggaaatgtttcagttactccgcctgaagtctttactctagtcgttacatcctcgtgcatatccttaattagttcaatatatgttacgttaatacctctcttttctagaattctccatataatttctctgggactctatcataaactttttctaagcCAATGAATACCacgtgtagatcttgtttttgctccagatatttttcaattaattgtctaagaagatgtattgcttttattgtcgaccttctaagcataaacccaaattgatttttagtcactgtggtctccttccttaatcttttttctattattttttcacaaaatttcataatatgactcattagtttaatacctctatagtttgcataattttattcgtctcccttgttcttatataagggaactagagtatttaTTCTCCATTGATCGAacattttttcattttcaatatcatattaaataattttgtaagtcattcaataccttgtttccctaggcacttccatacttctatcggaatatcatttggtccaacggcttttccattgtgcttctcatttaaagtttcttttacttcttaagtttgaattctatgataaaaattaaaatttttatgctcatttaacatacttaaattacctaatttaagttggtcacctaaaccttcattaaatagttgatgaaaatacctcttccaccgctctttatttctccatcgtttactaataccctattatattcatctttaatacatgttatttggctaagatctcttgtttccctttctctcactttagttattctataaatgtctctttccccttcttttgtatccaatttttgatataatcgttcaaaagttttatttttttactttattcaCTACCTTCtcagcttctttcttggctattgtatatttttttaagtttttctcgttcttacaaatataaaatttcttatgagctattcgtttttccttcactttctcttgtactttcttattccaattgcttttccattgtgcttctcatttaaagtttcttttacttattaagtttgaattctatgataaaaattaaaatttttatgctcatttaacatacttaaattacctaatttaagttggtcacctaaacctttattaaatagttgatgaaaatacctcttccaccgctctttatttctccatcgtttactaataccctattacattcatctttaatacatgttatttggctaagatctcttgtttccctttctttcactttagttattctataaatgtctctttccccttcttttgtatccaatttttgatacaatcgttcaaaagttttatttttttactttattcaCTACCTTCtcagcttctttcttggctattgtatatttttttaagtttttctcgttcttacaaatataaaatttcttatgagctattcgtttttccttcactttctcttgtactttcttattccaccaccaagattccttacttagtggtgcatgttcctttgactcaccgaatacactcttagctactattttcaactttgatactatcttatcccatgttgtattagagtcatcgtatatttcacctaatgtttgtacttctaccttctccttaaatatattttgttttccatcatttaatttccaccacttaattctaggaatcgtatatattttttttctattgatactatgtttgagacgtatatccaacgctactaacctatgttgggtagttaaactttctccaagatgactttacaatctttataaatctttctatccttcttcctaatcataagaaagtcaatttacgatttattattcgCTGAGTGCTGGACAAGGAAGCAAGCCCTTTACTTTAAAGTCAAGCCTTTCTCGGCAAGCTAGCAGTATCTAAGTGTTGAACTCCCTCTGATCTAAGCAGTAGTCACCATGTCAAGCCTAAAGCCAGCGGCTGGATGAAGGCTTTGTTTTCACTCCTGGGAAAAATGCCAAAGCTGTAGGAAGGCGTCACGAGTCCGTCTATTCATTAGCAGCTACAATCCTCCTCCCAAAGGTAAGTAGGAGACAAAAGTTCTCGTGTTGGGACAAATCCCAATAGGCGAGATTCTCCACCCTTTCTAGTTCACGTTTAACAGCGGTCACCATTCACTCTCAAGCCAACCGCTTTGTGAATGGCAGCTTTTCCACTCGTGGGAAATTGACCCAATATTAAAGTATAGGCCCGTGTGGCAGCAGCACCCGAAGGTGTGTGTCGTTCGGCCTTCCACGCTTTCGAAAAGCTAGTCTGCGAGTTCGCCTTCTCGCTCTATCTATATACAATACATGCCTACCTACAATAATAGATCTGAAAAACGTATTAgataatataaggtcatatactatcgcaaaatctaatatagttttcccttcctcatttcgcg is a window encoding:
- the LOC121981110 gene encoding protein ARABIDILLO 1-like isoform X1, with the protein product MSRRVRRRGSYSKDKERADVSAPFAESSDHCEIPRPWAPRGCADDAAVDWTALPDDTVVQLFSRLNYRDRASLGSTCRGWRLLGSSPCLWTSLDLRAHRCEPDTMGAIAGRCVHLRRLRFHGSKTASALINLQARGLQEIAGDYCGEITDATLSVIAARHEALESLQIGPDPCVRVTSDAVRHVAMCCTRLKRLRLSGIRDVNGEAINALVRHCPQLSEIAFLDCGKVDEAALENVVSLRFLSIAGSRNIQWATAASSWGNLPNLVGLDVSRTDVSANAVSRLLSTSKNLKVLCALNCSAVDEEGSRNPSTFINTKGKILLTQFTDVLRGIISLFKGSVLNEQTIFVQWINFQNEDKNLNDIMIWLEWILSHSLLRIAESNPHGMDDFWLRQGASMLLRLAKSSQEDVQERAATGLATFVVTEDENTAVEPARAEAVMQNGGIPLLLELARSCWEGVQSESAKAIANLSVNSKVAKAVADEGGIGILANLAKSSNRLVAEEAAGGLWNLSVGEEHKAAIAEAGGVKALVDLIFKWQSGADGVLERAAGALANLAADDKCSVEIAVAGGVCALVTLAKSCKVEGVQEQAARALANLAAHGDSNSNNATVGQEAGALEALVQLTYSQNEGVRQEAAGALWNLSFDDRNREAIALVGGVEALVALAHSCSNASQGLQERAAGALWGLSVSEANSIAIGREGGVAPLIALARSDTEDVHETAAGALWNLAFNSSNALRIIEEGGVPVLVQLCSSSVSKMARFMAALALAYMFDGSLNWFHRMDEVALVGSLLEGSSKSVNFDGARRMALKQIEDFLLSFSDPHIFSVTATSSAPATLAQVVEAVQIQEAGHLRCSAAEIGRYVAMLRNPSSILRACAAFALVQFTIHGGRHAMHHAGLLQKAGASRVLRASAAAATAPIEAKMYARIVLRNLEHHQSAAST
- the LOC121981110 gene encoding protein ARABIDILLO 1-like isoform X2 codes for the protein MSRRVRRRGSYSKDKERADVSAPFAESSDHCEIPRPWAPRGCADDAAVDWTALPDDTVVQLFSRLNYRDRASLGSTCRGWRLLGSSPCLWTSLDLRAHRCEPDTMGAIAGRCVHLRRLRFHGSKTASALINLQARGLQEIAGDYCGEITDATLSVIAARHEALESLQIGPDPCVRVTSDAVRHVAMCCTRLKRLRLSGIRDVNGEAINALVRHCPQLSEIAFLDCGKVDEAALENVVSLRFLSIAGSRNIQWATAASSWGNLPNLVGLDVSRTDVSANAVSRLLSTSKNLKVLCALNCSAVDEEGSRNPSTFINTKGKILLTQFTDVLRGIISLFKGSVLNEQTIFVQWINFQNEDKNLNDIMIWLEWILSHSLLRIAESNPHGMDDFWLRQGASMLLRLAKSSQEDVQERAATGLATFVVTEDENTAVEPARAEAVMQNGGIPLLLELARSCWEGVQSESAKAIANLSVNSKVAKAVADEGGIGILANLAKSSNRLVAEEAAGGLWNLSVGEEHKAAIAEAGGVKALVDLIFKWQSGADGVLERAAGALANLAADDKCSVEIAVAGGVCALVTLAKSCKVEGVQEQAARALANLAAHGDSNSNNATVGQEAGALEALVQLTYSQNEGVRQEAAGALWNLSFDDRNREAIALVGGVEALVALAHSCSNASQGLQERAAGALWGLSVSEANSIAIGREGGVAPLIALARSDTEDVHETAAGALWNLAFNSSNALRIIEEGGVPVLVQLCSSSVSKMARFMAALALAYMFDGRMDEVALVGSLLEGSSKSVNFDGARRMALKQIEDFLLSFSDPHIFSVTATSSAPATLAQVVEAVQIQEAGHLRCSAAEIGRYVAMLRNPSSILRACAAFALVQFTIHGGRHAMHHAGLLQKAGASRVLRASAAAATAPIEAKMYARIVLRNLEHHQSAAST